In Deltaproteobacteria bacterium, a single window of DNA contains:
- a CDS encoding thiamine pyrophosphate-binding protein, which translates to MQMTAGHAVAEVLAQLGVRKVIGVVGSCMLEILDGMYGRDDIQFLSTRHEQAAALMADGFARIAGRPGVCIATNGPGATNLLTGVANAFHAQSPVLVITGAPMLKDMFRDSAQELDQQAIFRPVVKWSAQVRKPEQAAALTWEAYQRTMTGVPGPVHLDLPRDVLNENVEMPDMGRLFRSDVAVAAPDAEALAAAARLLEKARRPVLLAGGGALWSEASDEVVALSKRLGAPVMSSTGRDDVLPRSYPLYLGTIGRGALPEAQAFFKQADLVLAVGTSLGHLTTFWHPDFFAPGTRLIHVAQDRNHIGRVYPADVGIQADARVAVKALLRAVKQNGGTRVGWLRKAAAVRAAQDKHRNRAARFDGRPIDPRRAHAALSKVLPKDAIISIDAGVGPGYVYEYQTFERPRSLLAPQGLAAIGIGYPVGLGAKLAAPERPVVTLSGDGSFLYNGAELETAVRENIPTTCIILNNFNYGSERAYQKFYYDERYIGDTIGNPPFDEYARVFGAAGLRVTEPG; encoded by the coding sequence ATGCAAATGACCGCGGGACATGCGGTCGCCGAAGTGCTGGCGCAACTCGGCGTCCGCAAGGTGATCGGCGTCGTGGGTTCGTGCATGCTCGAGATACTCGACGGCATGTACGGTCGGGACGACATACAGTTTCTCTCCACGCGACACGAGCAGGCCGCCGCCCTCATGGCCGACGGCTTTGCGCGCATCGCCGGCCGGCCCGGCGTGTGCATCGCCACCAACGGCCCCGGCGCCACCAACCTGTTGACCGGTGTGGCCAACGCCTTCCACGCCCAGAGTCCCGTGCTGGTCATCACCGGCGCGCCCATGCTGAAGGACATGTTCCGGGATTCGGCCCAGGAGCTCGATCAGCAGGCCATCTTCCGGCCGGTGGTCAAGTGGTCCGCGCAGGTGCGCAAGCCCGAGCAGGCGGCGGCCCTCACCTGGGAGGCCTACCAGCGCACCATGACGGGAGTACCCGGCCCGGTGCACCTGGACCTGCCGCGCGACGTGTTGAACGAGAACGTGGAGATGCCGGACATGGGCCGGCTCTTCCGAAGCGACGTGGCTGTCGCGGCGCCCGACGCCGAAGCCTTGGCCGCGGCCGCGCGGCTGCTCGAGAAGGCGCGCCGGCCGGTGCTGTTGGCCGGCGGCGGCGCCCTCTGGTCGGAAGCCAGCGATGAAGTCGTAGCGCTGTCCAAGCGCCTGGGCGCGCCCGTCATGTCCTCCACCGGCCGGGACGACGTCCTGCCCCGGTCCTACCCGCTGTACCTCGGCACCATCGGCCGCGGCGCGCTGCCCGAGGCCCAGGCCTTCTTCAAGCAAGCCGACCTGGTGCTGGCCGTGGGCACGAGCCTGGGCCACCTCACCACCTTCTGGCACCCGGACTTTTTCGCTCCCGGAACCCGGCTCATTCACGTAGCCCAGGACCGGAACCACATCGGCCGGGTCTACCCCGCGGACGTGGGCATTCAGGCCGACGCCCGGGTCGCCGTCAAGGCGCTGTTGCGGGCGGTGAAGCAAAACGGGGGGACGCGCGTGGGCTGGCTCAGGAAGGCCGCCGCCGTACGCGCCGCGCAGGACAAGCACCGGAACCGGGCGGCCCGCTTCGACGGCCGCCCCATCGACCCGCGCCGGGCCCACGCCGCCCTGAGCAAGGTCTTGCCCAAGGACGCCATCATCTCCATCGACGCCGGTGTCGGCCCCGGCTACGTCTACGAGTACCAGACCTTCGAGCGCCCGCGGAGCCTGCTGGCGCCCCAGGGCCTCGCCGCCATCGGCATCGGCTACCCGGTGGGCCTCGGCGCCAAGCTCGCCGCCCCGGAGCGCCCCGTGGTCACCTTGAGCGGCGACGGCTCCTTCCTCTACAACGGCGCCGAACTGGAAACCGCCGTGCGCGAGAACATCCCGACCACCTGCATCATCCTCAACAACTTCAACTACGGTTCCGAACGCGCCTA
- a CDS encoding TetR/AcrR family transcriptional regulator codes for MDKSPKKRQRRNASHVPRRAQLLDIAADILVERGYRDTTMLEVAQRASASKETLYAWFGDKLGLFEAVVRRNAARTRMTVTGYPDREVPVESVLTDFGRVLAAVLLDEQAVAIDRAAVAEARSAPSLAESVAKLGRDSTLRTFAGYLERCEARGVLRIDDVHDAAETFLALLLGDAHTRRLFGVIEKPSGADIEDKAERAVRKFLRLYGRQREPLT; via the coding sequence ATGGACAAATCTCCAAAGAAGCGACAGAGAAGGAATGCTTCCCATGTGCCTCGCCGGGCTCAGCTCCTCGACATCGCGGCCGATATCCTCGTAGAGCGGGGATATCGCGACACCACCATGCTGGAGGTGGCTCAACGGGCATCGGCGTCGAAGGAGACGCTCTATGCTTGGTTCGGGGACAAGCTGGGGCTGTTCGAGGCAGTGGTCCGCCGGAACGCTGCGCGTACGCGTATGACAGTCACTGGGTATCCCGACCGTGAAGTCCCGGTCGAGTCCGTATTGACCGACTTCGGCCGGGTACTGGCGGCAGTGCTTCTTGACGAGCAAGCCGTCGCCATTGACCGCGCTGCCGTTGCCGAGGCGCGCTCGGCGCCCTCGTTGGCCGAAAGCGTCGCGAAACTGGGCCGTGATTCCACGTTGCGTACCTTCGCCGGCTATCTGGAACGGTGCGAGGCTCGCGGCGTGCTCCGGATCGACGATGTGCACGACGCGGCGGAGACTTTTCTCGCCCTCCTCCTCGGAGATGCGCATACACGAAGGTTGTTCGGGGTGATCGAGAAACCGTCCGGAGCCGATATCGAGGACAAGGCCGAACGAGCCGTGCGGAAGTTCCTCCGGCTGTACGGCAGACAGCGCGAGCCGTTGACGTAG